Below is a genomic region from Armatimonadota bacterium.
GCTCCAGCAAGTCGGGCATGTCGTGACCGCTGACGAGAATGGCCGGGCCCTTCTTCGTGCCAAGGAAGACCGGGTGCGGTTCGGGGGTGCCGAGAAGTTCGACGTGGCCCGCGTCCAGGATCTCCATGGCCTTGACGTTGGCTTCGCCCGCCTTGAGCGCAAGGCCTACCAGGTCGTTTACGCCCAGAGAGTCATCGGTTGTGGCGGCCAGGCCCTCGTAGATGAACCCGTCGACGAAATCATCGGTCTTGCCCAGTTCTCGGGCATGGAAGGCGTACGCGGCGATGCCCTTGATGCCGTAGACGATGAGCTCGCGCAGGGCGCGGACGTTCTCGTCGAGGCTCGGGTCGCTGAGAATGCCTACCTGGGCGCCGATGCCGAGCAGGTCCTCCAGCCCGGCGTCAGCGGGGATGCAGGGCTTGAGGCAGTCGGGAGCAGTGCCACCCGCTGAGGCCAGGAGGTCCTTGGCCTTCTGCTTGATCTGTTCGGCTTCCTTGACATATTCCACGAAGCGTTTTTCGTCGAAGTTCACGTTGGTCAGAGTGGAGAATATGGCTTCTTCCACGAACGCGTCGATCTCATCACTGCGGGCACCCAAGTCCCATGCGGCTTTCATGATCCGGGCAGTGCCCTTGAGGGAGTGGATCAGAAGGTCCTGCATTGTTGCGGTCCGCGGATCCTTGCCGCAGACCCCCATCTTGGTGCAGCCGGTTCCTCCAGCGGTTTGCTCGCACTGAAAACAGAACATCGACATGTGCAGCCCTCCTTCGTATCGTATCGGCCGTCCAGCGTGCCTTGACCGTACCCCATCGGCCGCGCCAACACTTTGACTTGAGTCAACCCCCTGAACTTTTTCGGCGTTCGCGGCTCAGATTCCCTCCACGAGACCCCGCAGCCCGTCCTCGTCCAGGATTCGGACGGTCCCGCTACGGTCTTCGATGAAGTTCTCCTGGCGCAGTCTGCGGAAGGCGCGGGAGAGAGGCTCCAGCACGGTACCCAGGCGGGCAGCGAGTTGCGTCTTCGTGCCGGGCAGCACGCAGACGCCGTCGCGGGAGTTCTCCAGCAGATACCGGGCGAGGCGCGCGGCAACATCGCGCAGGGACAGGTCTTCGATGGTCACTACAAACTCCCGCAATCGCTGGACCAGGCCTCCGATCATGGACAGGGCAAGCTCGGGGTCCTCACGGATGAGATCCAGGAGCCGGTCTCGCTGGATGCCCAGCAGCCGCGAGTCTTCGGTGGCCATTGCTGATGCGGGGTAGATTCCGCCGCCGAACACTGCGGCCTCGGCAACGAGATCGCCCGGGCCGAGAATGTGCAGGATCTGCTCACGGCCTTCCGACGACAGCAGGTAGACCTTCACTGCGCCGGACAGGATCAGGTAGAAGGCCCGCGCCTCCTGTCCGCCAGTGAAGATCTCGGACTCCTTCGGGTAGCTGCGAACGGTGGATGCGCTTGCAAGCCGGGACAACTGTCGCTCACTGAGATCACTGAAAAGGCTGGTGGAGCGCAAGGCGTCGTGCACAGACTGTTCCAAGGAACACCACCTGCGAAAGATTGATCTGGGCCCGGACACCTACCGACCAAGTGGACATTCGCCGGAACCCGAACTCGGCCCTTCCTCGAAGTCTCAAATGGGGAGCGCGAACAACCGACGCCCGGGCCAATGTGGCTCCGGGCGTCGCTGGTGATGCCGCCGGACGGTGCTGCGGCGACAGACGAAAGACCTCTTATCGTGCGGACAGCCTAATCCTTCGGCTTTTCGGCGGTTTTCTCGTTGGCCTTCGGGGCATCTTTCGTGTCACTGGCGGTCTCTTTGCGGCAGCCCTCGTCACAGTCGGCGCAGTTGCCATCGCAGGGCTCGGATTTGGCTGCGTGCGGGCAGTCCGCGCATTTTTCGGCATCGCAATTGTCCGCACAAGCCTCGTCGTCATAGGGGCAACTCTCACAGGTCTCTTTGTCGCAAGCCTCCGAGCAGGAGCCCTTCTCTGCCTCTTCCTTCGCGGCGATCAGGCTCTGGGCCGGGCAGACGCCCTGGTTCTCGGGGCCACCACCGCAACCGCCCCCACCGCAACCGCCCCCTGTACTGAGCACGCAGGCACCGGCGCTTTCAGCGGCAGCAGCCGCTTCCTTGCGGTTGAGCGTCTCGCTTACGGACAACAGGGCGGATGCGACCAGAACCGCAGACAAGATGACAA
It encodes:
- a CDS encoding Crp/Fnr family transcriptional regulator codes for the protein MEQSVHDALRSTSLFSDLSERQLSRLASASTVRSYPKESEIFTGGQEARAFYLILSGAVKVYLLSSEGREQILHILGPGDLVAEAAVFGGGIYPASAMATEDSRLLGIQRDRLLDLIREDPELALSMIGGLVQRLREFVVTIEDLSLRDVAARLARYLLENSRDGVCVLPGTKTQLAARLGTVLEPLSRAFRRLRQENFIEDRSGTVRILDEDGLRGLVEGI